One Deinococcus sp. LM3 genomic region harbors:
- a CDS encoding 5'-methylthioadenosine/adenosylhomocysteine nucleosidase encodes MLAIIGAMDEEIELLLADLRGREDLTFPGVTLHRGALDGVPVLLTRGGIGKVNAAMTTTYLLTQGATRVIFTGVAGGVHPELRVGDIVVSTDLVQHDVDVTPLGYEVGTVPGELPAWPADPHLRAVALEAARDVEGVRVLDGRVASGDQFIASREGVQRLWTRFGAACAEMEGAAVAQVCAKAGVPFVVIRSVSDTADHDAKVDYREFMPLVARHAKQVVRGMLARLAAPSA; translated from the coding sequence ATGCTGGCGATTATTGGCGCGATGGACGAAGAGATCGAGTTGCTTCTGGCGGACCTGCGGGGCCGCGAGGACCTGACGTTCCCCGGCGTGACCCTGCACCGGGGCGCGCTGGACGGCGTGCCGGTCCTGCTGACGCGCGGCGGGATCGGCAAGGTGAACGCCGCCATGACCACCACGTACCTGCTGACGCAGGGCGCGACCCGCGTGATCTTCACGGGCGTGGCGGGCGGCGTGCACCCGGAACTGCGGGTCGGGGATATCGTGGTCAGCACGGACCTCGTGCAGCACGACGTGGACGTGACCCCGCTGGGCTACGAGGTCGGGACGGTGCCGGGCGAACTGCCCGCGTGGCCCGCCGACCCGCACCTGCGCGCCGTGGCGCTGGAGGCCGCGCGGGACGTGGAGGGCGTGCGCGTGCTGGACGGCCGCGTGGCGAGCGGCGATCAGTTCATCGCGTCCCGAGAGGGCGTGCAGCGCCTCTGGACCCGTTTCGGGGCGGCCTGCGCCGAGATGGAGGGCGCGGCGGTCGCGCAGGTGTGCGCCAAGGCGGGCGTGCCGTTCGTGGTGATCCGCTCGGTCAGCGACACTGCCGACCACGACGCGAAGGTGGATTACCGCGAGTTCATGCCGCTCGTCGCGCGGCACGCCAAGCAGGTCGTGCGCGGCATGCTGGCCCGCCTCGCCGCGCCCAGCGCCTGA